Proteins co-encoded in one Leptospira dzoumogneensis genomic window:
- a CDS encoding acyl-CoA desaturase, protein MAIILSFFAAHWILAAFVQSFYLHRYSAHQMFKLNRFWEKFFYFFTFFVQGSSFLNPRAYAILHRRHHAYSDTAKDPHSPVASKGFLDMMWTTAVVYENILDRKEEVEKEFKGNYPEIPWFDRFADSWFVRLFFGTGYTLFYMAFVPADAVWLYALLPIHYLMGPTHGAVVNWCGHMYGYRNHAKNPDNSKNTLPVDFLIMGELYQNNHHAHPNSPNFAFRWFELDLTYQVMKVLHFMGIITIQRAVWTEKGRKELSGTAPSPLADVA, encoded by the coding sequence ATGGCAATCATTCTAAGTTTTTTTGCGGCACACTGGATTTTAGCCGCTTTCGTTCAATCGTTCTATTTACATCGTTATTCTGCCCACCAGATGTTCAAATTGAACCGTTTCTGGGAAAAGTTCTTCTATTTCTTTACTTTCTTCGTGCAAGGTTCTTCTTTCCTGAACCCGAGAGCATATGCAATTCTTCACAGAAGACACCACGCCTACAGTGACACAGCAAAAGATCCTCATTCTCCTGTAGCTTCTAAAGGATTTTTAGATATGATGTGGACCACTGCAGTCGTTTACGAAAATATTTTAGATCGTAAAGAAGAAGTGGAGAAGGAGTTCAAAGGTAATTATCCTGAGATCCCTTGGTTCGATCGTTTTGCCGATTCTTGGTTTGTTCGTTTATTCTTCGGAACCGGCTACACTCTATTTTATATGGCGTTCGTTCCTGCAGACGCAGTTTGGTTATATGCTTTATTACCGATCCATTATCTAATGGGCCCGACTCACGGAGCAGTTGTGAACTGGTGTGGACATATGTACGGTTACCGCAACCATGCAAAAAATCCGGACAATTCCAAAAACACTCTTCCGGTTGATTTCTTGATCATGGGAGAATTGTACCAAAACAATCACCACGCTCACCCGAACTCTCCAAACTTCGCATTCCGTTGGTTCGAGTTGGATCTTACTTACCAAGTGATGAAGGTACTACATTTTATGGGGATCATCACCATCCAGAGAGCTGTGTGGACCGAAAAAGGAAGAAAAGAACTTTCCGGTACGGCACCTTCTCCTTTGGCTGATGTAGCTTAA
- a CDS encoding ankyrin repeat domain-containing protein, with protein sequence MKFIDKSYPLRCLVLLLVSFNLQPLTAQQVHPKAAIGENFSGIKKRAELPSPTVSGSGLKAVAIVGEVDGNEGPKTREYVNNIKGLVKVLKDRGVSVSEFYPPNNPWSGIKEASQNANILLYAGHGVGTNLDQPPYDQKSVGGFYLGKEFVSNEQISSGLKPAPGAVVLLLGACFTAGNMAYDMGVIRDEETKKRISMYSSPFLETGFKGYYATWAPWTAQAILALLFTNKNYGDIYFSQTNSQEVTKISHPRTSGSSLYYHTKPPASKPVYDYAFAGDPSSVIKSENSNTDTETKISEEERLKQNRILISSLYDKNENKSLESLDKGADPNADYLGWKPIHLAIVFDLPNVVKELVRKKASINVQAEGYTPLSMALAYERKEIAEFLEKEGGTRSRAAFKKPNIPNLKK encoded by the coding sequence ATGAAATTTATTGATAAATCCTATCCATTAAGATGTTTAGTCCTTTTACTAGTTTCTTTCAATTTACAGCCTCTCACAGCACAACAGGTCCATCCTAAAGCTGCAATCGGTGAAAATTTCTCCGGGATCAAAAAAAGAGCGGAACTCCCCTCGCCTACAGTTTCCGGTTCAGGTTTAAAAGCGGTAGCCATAGTCGGAGAAGTAGATGGGAATGAAGGCCCAAAGACTAGAGAATACGTAAATAATATCAAAGGACTCGTAAAAGTCCTAAAAGACAGGGGAGTTTCCGTCTCTGAATTTTATCCTCCGAATAACCCTTGGTCCGGAATTAAAGAAGCATCACAAAATGCGAATATACTTTTGTATGCCGGACATGGGGTAGGTACTAATTTGGATCAACCTCCTTATGACCAAAAATCCGTAGGCGGATTTTATTTGGGAAAAGAATTCGTTTCTAATGAACAAATTTCATCCGGTTTAAAACCTGCACCAGGGGCAGTCGTTCTACTTTTAGGAGCTTGTTTCACTGCCGGAAATATGGCTTACGATATGGGAGTGATCCGGGACGAAGAAACTAAGAAGAGGATCTCCATGTATTCTTCTCCTTTTTTGGAGACCGGATTCAAAGGTTATTATGCGACTTGGGCGCCTTGGACTGCTCAGGCAATACTTGCATTATTATTTACTAATAAAAACTATGGGGATATTTATTTCAGCCAGACAAATTCTCAAGAAGTGACTAAAATTTCTCATCCTCGTACTTCCGGATCTTCTTTGTATTATCATACTAAACCTCCGGCTTCCAAGCCTGTTTATGATTACGCATTTGCAGGAGATCCTTCCAGTGTGATCAAATCCGAAAATTCCAATACGGATACGGAAACTAAAATTTCGGAAGAAGAGAGGCTAAAACAAAATCGGATCCTTATCTCCAGTTTATACGATAAGAACGAAAACAAATCCTTGGAATCTTTAGACAAAGGTGCGGATCCAAATGCAGATTATTTGGGTTGGAAACCGATCCATCTTGCGATCGTATTCGATCTTCCGAATGTAGTGAAAGAACTGGTTCGTAAAAAAGCTTCTATCAATGTTCAGGCAGAAGGTTATACTCCTTTATCCATGGCTCTTGCTTATGAGCGTAAAGAGATCGCCGAGTTTTTGGAAAAAGAAGGCGGAACAAGAAGCAGGGCCGCATTTAAAAAACCGAATATTCCGAATTTAAAAAAATAG